A stretch of the Acyrthosiphon pisum isolate AL4f chromosome A2, pea_aphid_22Mar2018_4r6ur, whole genome shotgun sequence genome encodes the following:
- the LOC107884780 gene encoding uncharacterized protein LOC107884780, whose product MPPIRRTNIGRRTRNTRNCDHIRYNQTQEERAEANELRRAHNTQAHAAQTSPQIRQHVNIRRRSSDIALNRAAFEYDSAVAYKDLLCVDIGSLSIVCQHCKALKFRLETPGLCCAGGKVKLPVLAQPPEPLYSFLYGNTIQSKHSLANTQKYNGSFQMTSFGAEVVEQPGYNPSYKIQGQIHHRAGALLPQPNEDHKFIQIYFVGNSENELEQWCAIFPANKREMIGQLQILLHEHNELVRLFKTALDTMHSDDHKIIIRADKRPSGSYVRQFNAPTINEAAVVIVGENLASRDIVAISVVTSSSYGILRV is encoded by the exons ATGCCTCCTATTAGAAGAACAAACATTGGACGGCGTACACGTAATACAAGAAACTGTGATCATATCCGTTATAATCAAACGCAAGAGGAACGGGCAGAAGCAAATGAATTGAGACGTGCTCATAATACACAGGCCCACGCTGCACAAACGTCGCCTCAAATTCGACAACATGTTAATATAAGAAGAAGAAGTTCAGATATAGCCTTGAATCGCGCTGCTTTCGAATACGATTCCGCAGTCGCCTACAAAGATCTTTTGTGTGTTGATATTGGTTCATTATCTATCGTATGCCAGCATTGCAAGGCATTGAAGTTTCGATTGGAAACCCCCGGCTTATGCTGCGCTGGTGGCAAGGTGAAATTACCAGTTTTAGCTCAACCACCAGAGCCATTGTATTCGTTTCTCTATGGAAATACAATCCAATCAAAACATTCCCTGGCgaatacacaaaaatataacggAAGTTTTCAAATGACGTCATTTGGAGCCGAAGTAGTTGAACAACCAGGATACAACCCGAGTTATAAG atTCAAGGACAAATTCACCATCGAGCAGGCGCTTTGTTACCACAACCAAACGAAGATCATAAGTTCATTCAGATATATTTCGTTGGTAATTCAGAAAATGAACTAGAACAGTGGTGTGCAATTTTTCCTGCGAATAAACGTGAAATGATCGGACAATTGCAAATTCTTCTGCATGAGCATAATGAATTGGTAAGATTGTTCAAAACCGCATTGGACACAATGCATTCTGACGACCACAAAATCATTATCAGAGCAGACAAAAGACCCTCTGGAAGCTATGTAAGACAATTCAATGCTCCCACTATCAATGAAGCAGCAGTGGTGATTGTTGGCGAAAATTTAGCATCACGCGATATTGTTGCGATATCCGTTGTCACGTCGTCATCGTACGGAATACTGCGCGTGTGA